The following proteins are encoded in a genomic region of Dysgonomonadaceae bacterium PH5-43:
- a CDS encoding dTDP-glucose 4,6-dehydratase (product_source=KO:K01710; cath_funfam=3.40.50.720; cog=COG1088; ko=KO:K01710; pfam=PF16363; superfamily=51735; tigrfam=TIGR01181), which translates to MMTYLVTGGAGFIGANFVKYILNKYPDITVVVLDDLTYAGNLGTIKEDLNDSRLIFVKGNITDSKVVNDIFNKYQINYLVNFAAESHVDRSIENPQIFLETNILGTQNLLDVAKKHWSTGKDDKGYPTYKEGVKYLQVSTDEVYGSLGETGYFTEETPLDPRSPYSASKTGADLIVKAYGETYKMPINITRCSNNYGPYHFPEKLIPLIIKNILEGKQLPVYGDGSNVRDWLYVEDHCKAIDMVLRDGRVGEVYNIGGHNEKKNIDIVKLTISTIRLLLEENEDYRKALKYKDENNSLDWISENLITYVTDRLGHDQRYAIDPTKITNELGWYPETKFETGIVKTIRWYLENQSWVDEVTSGDYQKYYEEMYGDR; encoded by the coding sequence ATGATGACATACTTAGTTACAGGAGGAGCAGGATTTATTGGTGCTAATTTCGTAAAGTATATACTAAATAAATACCCAGATATAACAGTTGTAGTGTTAGACGATTTAACCTATGCTGGTAATTTAGGTACTATAAAAGAAGACCTTAATGATTCTCGATTGATATTTGTAAAAGGAAATATTACGGATTCGAAAGTCGTTAATGATATATTCAATAAGTATCAAATTAATTATTTGGTAAACTTTGCTGCCGAAAGTCACGTAGACCGAAGTATAGAAAATCCTCAGATATTCTTAGAAACAAATATCTTAGGTACTCAGAATCTTTTAGATGTGGCAAAAAAACATTGGTCTACAGGAAAAGATGATAAAGGTTATCCTACATATAAAGAAGGTGTGAAATATCTTCAAGTTTCTACAGATGAGGTTTATGGTAGCTTGGGAGAAACTGGTTATTTTACAGAAGAAACTCCATTAGACCCTCGTAGCCCGTATAGTGCATCAAAAACAGGTGCCGACTTAATAGTTAAAGCTTACGGCGAAACATATAAGATGCCAATAAATATAACTCGTTGTTCTAACAACTATGGACCTTATCACTTTCCAGAAAAACTTATTCCGCTTATAATAAAGAATATATTAGAAGGAAAGCAACTTCCGGTTTATGGTGATGGAAGTAATGTTAGAGATTGGTTGTATGTCGAAGACCACTGTAAAGCTATAGATATGGTGCTTAGAGACGGAAGAGTAGGAGAAGTGTATAACATTGGTGGTCATAACGAAAAGAAGAATATTGATATAGTTAAACTTACAATTTCAACTATTCGTTTACTGTTAGAAGAAAACGAAGATTATCGCAAAGCATTGAAATACAAAGATGAAAATAACTCTTTGGATTGGATTAGCGAAAACCTTATAACTTATGTTACAGATAGATTAGGACACGATCAACGTTATGCTATCGATCCAACTAAAATAACAAACGAATTAGGGTGGTATCCCGAAACTAAGTTTGAAACAGGTATAGTAAAAACTATTCGTTGGTATCTTGAAAATCAAAGTTGGGTAGATGAGGTAACTTCGGGAGACTATCAAAAATATTACGAAGAAATGTATGGTGACAGATAA
- a CDS encoding UDP-N-acetyl-2-amino-2-deoxyglucuronate dehydrogenase (product_source=KO:K13020; cath_funfam=3.40.50.720; cog=COG0673; ko=KO:K13020; pfam=PF01408,PF02894; superfamily=51735), whose protein sequence is MVTDKIRFAVVGCGHIGKRHIEMINRNLDAELVAACDILPYEQLGLDNSVERSMFTHNFETVLQNCDVLNICTPNGLHSDMAIRALNAGCNVVIEKPMALNTKDAENVLFAAEKNNCKVFCVMQNRYSPPSVWLKELVNSNRLGQIFNVQVNCFWNRDERYYTGKGWHGTADMDGGTLFTQFSHFIDLMYWLFGDIYDICSRFEDFNHNTLTAFEDSGFISFRFKNGGIGNFNFSTSIYDKNFESSVTIIAEKGTVKVGGQYMNEVEYCNVKDYIMPELPPTNPGNDYGAYKGSAQNHHFVIENVVDVLKNKKGIDITTNAHEGYKVVDIIERMYDAAN, encoded by the coding sequence ATGGTGACAGATAAGATACGCTTCGCGGTAGTAGGTTGCGGACATATAGGAAAACGTCATATCGAGATGATAAATAGAAATCTTGATGCCGAACTTGTTGCCGCTTGTGATATACTTCCTTATGAACAATTAGGTTTAGATAATAGTGTTGAGCGTTCAATGTTTACACATAATTTTGAAACAGTACTTCAAAATTGTGATGTCTTAAATATCTGTACACCTAATGGCTTACATTCCGATATGGCAATCAGAGCACTTAATGCTGGTTGCAATGTTGTAATAGAAAAGCCAATGGCATTAAACACAAAAGATGCAGAAAATGTATTGTTTGCTGCTGAGAAGAATAATTGTAAAGTGTTTTGCGTAATGCAAAACAGATATTCACCTCCATCGGTATGGCTTAAAGAGTTAGTAAATTCTAATCGTTTAGGACAAATATTTAATGTGCAAGTAAACTGTTTCTGGAATAGAGATGAGCGTTACTATACAGGTAAAGGTTGGCACGGCACAGCCGATATGGACGGAGGAACACTGTTTACGCAATTCTCTCATTTCATAGACTTGATGTACTGGTTATTCGGAGATATATACGATATTTGTAGTCGTTTCGAGGACTTTAATCATAATACTCTTACTGCTTTTGAGGATTCAGGTTTTATATCGTTTAGATTTAAGAATGGAGGAATTGGTAATTTCAATTTCTCAACTTCTATATACGATAAGAATTTTGAAAGTTCTGTTACAATAATCGCAGAGAAAGGGACCGTAAAAGTTGGAGGTCAGTATATGAATGAAGTTGAATACTGTAATGTAAAAGATTATATAATGCCTGAACTTCCACCCACTAATCCAGGTAACGATTATGGAGCATATAAGGGTTCGGCACAGAATCACCATTTTGTAATAGAGAATGTGGTAGACGTATTGAAAAACAAAAAAGGAATAGATATAACCACTAATGCCCACGAAGGATATAAGGTGGTTGATATAATAGAAAGGATGTATGATGCAGCTAATTGA
- a CDS encoding dTDP-4-dehydrorhamnose 3,5-epimerase-like enzyme (product_source=COG1898; cog=COG1898; pfam=PF05523; superfamily=51182), whose translation MMQLIDLPKIQDPRGNLTFVEGSNHIPFDIQRVYWIYDVPGGAVRGGHAFKEQQEFIVALSGSFDVVLDDGKQKHIFHLNRSYYGLYVPCGVWRSMENFSTNSLALVMASTKYNESDYIREYEEFKLMANGNK comes from the coding sequence ATGATGCAGCTAATTGATTTACCAAAAATTCAAGATCCACGAGGTAATCTTACTTTTGTAGAAGGGAGTAACCATATTCCTTTTGATATTCAGCGAGTATATTGGATATACGATGTGCCAGGAGGAGCTGTGCGTGGAGGACATGCTTTTAAAGAACAACAAGAGTTTATTGTTGCTCTGTCTGGAAGTTTTGATGTGGTTTTAGACGATGGAAAACAAAAGCATATATTTCACTTAAATCGTTCGTATTACGGATTATATGTTCCTTGTGGAGTATGGCGAAGTATGGAAAATTTTTCAACTAATTCATTAGCATTGGTAATGGCATCAACTAAATACAACGAGAGTGATTATATAAGAGAGTACGAAGAGTTTAAATTAATGGCGAATGGGAATAAATAG
- a CDS encoding dTDP-4-dehydrorhamnose 3,5-epimerase-like enzyme (product_source=COG1898; cog=COG1898; pfam=PF05523; superfamily=51182), giving the protein MGINSTVYDCSIIELDKHHSGLGNISIVENNLDIPFDVKRIYYLYDVPGGEERGGHAHKELRQLIIAAGGSFDVILDDGRVKRTITLNRPYQGILIVPGIWRELVNFSSGATCLVLASEIYDENDYIRSYDEFIEYKSND; this is encoded by the coding sequence ATGGGAATAAATAGTACTGTATATGATTGTTCGATAATAGAGTTAGATAAACATCATTCTGGTTTAGGAAATATTTCGATAGTAGAGAATAATTTAGATATTCCTTTTGATGTTAAAAGAATTTATTATCTCTACGATGTTCCTGGAGGAGAAGAACGTGGAGGACACGCTCACAAAGAACTAAGACAATTGATAATTGCAGCAGGAGGGAGTTTTGATGTTATATTAGACGACGGCAGAGTTAAACGAACAATTACCTTAAACCGTCCTTATCAAGGCATCTTGATAGTTCCTGGTATATGGAGAGAGTTAGTGAACTTTTCGTCAGGAGCAACGTGCTTGGTGTTAGCATCAGAAATTTACGACGAGAATGATTATATAAGAAGTTACGACGAATTTATAGAGTATAAATCTAATGATTAA
- a CDS encoding UDP-2-acetamido-3-amino-2,3-dideoxy-glucuronate N-acetyltransferase (product_source=KO:K13018; cath_funfam=2.160.10.10; cog=COG0110; ko=KO:K13018; pfam=PF14602; superfamily=51161): MIKIHPLSDVQSSHIGDDTSIWQFCVVLPEAKIGNNCNICAQVLIENDVVIGNNVTVKSGVQLWDGISVEDDVFIGPNVTFTNDLAPRSKQYKPFVKTIIRKGASIGANATIIAGNEIGANAFIGAGSVVTKNVPSHTVWYGNPALMKGYITKSGVLLDMNFMDKNGKVYTLEQ; the protein is encoded by the coding sequence ATGATTAAAATTCATCCTTTATCAGATGTGCAATCTTCTCATATAGGAGACGATACTTCTATTTGGCAATTTTGCGTCGTATTGCCAGAAGCCAAGATTGGTAATAATTGCAATATTTGTGCACAAGTACTAATAGAGAATGATGTAGTTATCGGAAATAATGTAACTGTTAAATCTGGAGTTCAGTTATGGGACGGAATAAGCGTAGAAGACGATGTTTTTATAGGTCCTAATGTTACATTTACAAATGATTTGGCACCTCGTTCAAAGCAATATAAACCATTTGTAAAAACAATTATAAGAAAAGGAGCTTCCATAGGAGCTAATGCTACAATAATTGCAGGTAATGAAATTGGAGCTAATGCTTTTATTGGCGCAGGTAGTGTTGTTACTAAAAATGTGCCATCTCATACTGTTTGGTATGGTAATCCAGCCTTAATGAAAGGTTACATTACTAAGTCTGGTGTCTTGTTAGATATGAATTTTATGGATAAAAATGGTAAAGTATATACTTTAGAACAATGA
- a CDS encoding dTDP-4-amino-4,6-dideoxygalactose transaminase (product_source=COG0399; cath_funfam=3.40.640.10,3.90.1150.10; cog=COG0399; pfam=PF01041; superfamily=53383), whose product MIKFLDLQKINAQYAEELKAAASEVIDSGWYLQGERVATFEKDFSSFIGCKYTVACGNGLDALRLILRAYIEMGIMQEGDEVIVPANTYIASVLAITDNKLKPILVEPYINTYNLDISLIEQNITPKTKAIMLVHLYGQTCWSEQLETIAKKYNLKIVEDNAQAVGARFFCENGESKRTGNLGDAAGNSFYPGKNLGALGDSGAVTTNDETLANTVRALANYGSDKKYVNKYQGLNSRMDEIQAAFLSVKLRYLDNENEVRRTIADYYLANITNKNVILPVQPKDRMSHVHHLFVIRTKNRNALQQYLSDNGVQTLIHYPTPPHKQECYKELNGLSFTVTEAIHSEVLSLPMSGVMSKEEVDRVVNVINGYLLSNNE is encoded by the coding sequence ATGATTAAATTTCTTGATTTACAAAAAATAAATGCCCAGTATGCAGAAGAACTAAAGGCTGCTGCATCTGAAGTAATAGATAGTGGTTGGTATTTACAAGGTGAACGAGTAGCAACATTCGAGAAAGACTTCTCTTCTTTTATAGGTTGTAAGTATACAGTTGCTTGTGGTAACGGATTAGATGCTTTGCGATTAATACTTCGTGCTTATATAGAAATGGGTATTATGCAAGAAGGAGATGAAGTTATTGTTCCTGCAAATACATATATAGCTTCCGTTTTAGCAATAACAGATAATAAACTAAAACCTATATTGGTTGAACCTTATATTAACACTTACAATCTCGATATATCTTTAATAGAGCAGAATATAACTCCAAAAACTAAGGCTATTATGCTTGTTCATCTCTATGGACAAACTTGTTGGAGCGAACAATTAGAAACTATTGCTAAAAAATATAATCTTAAGATTGTAGAAGATAACGCACAGGCTGTAGGAGCTCGTTTCTTTTGTGAAAATGGCGAAAGTAAACGTACGGGCAACTTAGGAGATGCCGCTGGCAATAGCTTTTATCCAGGTAAAAACTTGGGGGCTTTGGGAGATTCGGGAGCGGTAACAACCAATGACGAAACATTAGCTAATACTGTAAGAGCTTTAGCTAATTATGGCTCTGACAAGAAATATGTAAACAAATATCAAGGTCTTAATAGTCGTATGGACGAGATACAAGCGGCTTTTCTTTCTGTAAAATTACGATATTTAGACAATGAAAATGAAGTGCGTAGAACTATTGCTGATTATTATTTAGCTAATATAACAAATAAAAATGTGATATTGCCAGTTCAACCAAAAGATAGAATGTCGCATGTTCATCACTTATTTGTTATCAGAACAAAAAATAGAAATGCTTTACAGCAATACCTTTCAGATAATGGAGTGCAAACATTAATCCATTACCCAACTCCACCTCATAAACAAGAGTGCTACAAAGAGTTGAATGGTTTGAGTTTCACTGTTACGGAAGCAATACATAGTGAGGTGCTGAGTTTGCCTATGAGTGGTGTAATGAGTAAAGAAGAAGTAGATAGAGTTGTGAATGTAATAAATGGATATTTATTAAGTAATAATGAGTGA
- a CDS encoding O-antigen/teichoic acid export membrane protein (product_source=COG2244; cog=COG2244; pfam=PF13440; transmembrane_helix_parts=Inside_1_19,TMhelix_20_42,Outside_43_51,TMhelix_52_74,Inside_75_94,TMhelix_95_117,Outside_118_129,TMhelix_130_152,Inside_153_163,TMhelix_164_183,Outside_184_186,TMhelix_187_206,Inside_207_228,TMhelix_229_251,Outside_252_270,TMhelix_271_293,Inside_294_313,TMhelix_314_336,Outside_337_345,TMhelix_346_368,Inside_369_374,TMhelix_375_397,Outside_398_401,TMhelix_402_421,Inside_422_427,TMhelix_428_450,Outside_451_453,TMhelix_454_476,Inside_477_495): MSEITDNKSSYRQVVKATSIFGGVQVFNILISLVRTKFIAMLLGPAGTGYMGLLNAPIGFINTLTGLGIDYSAVRDISEANESGDSSRLSKTVTVFRRWVWITGLLGLFAVLFLSPLLSKWSFGNTGQTLAFAAMSITLLVGSISGGQSAILRGTRRIKDTARAGIYGSIAGLFTSLPLYYFFGQQGIVPSFIIAAFTGLFFSWYYSRKVKTSPVSISMKETWTEGKAMVKLGFMMTLTGLVGALVNYIIISFISNQGGIDQVGLYNAGYSITNQYVGMVFAAMGADYYPRLAGVNKDNAKVKEAVNQQAEISILIIAPIMILFLLSLPILIRILYTTEYLPIIPFTQWVVLGMLFKTASWCLGFIVLAKGATKLYFWTETIANVILLLLTIGGYYLCGLEGTGIAFACLYLFYFSLMWILCAKKYRFNFTGEFIKLFVLLFLCLVFAFMSVYFISGIYGYLGALVVAVIIGFISWKELNKRIGLKEFVKNRIRK; encoded by the coding sequence ATGAGTGAAATTACAGACAATAAATCATCGTATCGCCAGGTAGTAAAAGCAACGTCCATATTTGGAGGCGTTCAGGTGTTTAATATTTTAATATCACTTGTACGTACTAAGTTTATAGCAATGTTATTAGGTCCAGCAGGGACAGGCTATATGGGACTATTAAATGCTCCTATTGGTTTTATTAACACTCTTACAGGTTTGGGAATTGACTATAGTGCTGTTCGAGATATTTCAGAAGCCAATGAATCTGGAGACTCTTCACGCTTAAGTAAAACAGTAACAGTTTTTCGTCGTTGGGTCTGGATTACAGGGTTATTGGGTTTATTTGCAGTTCTGTTTTTATCTCCATTGTTAAGTAAATGGAGTTTTGGAAATACAGGTCAAACATTAGCTTTTGCAGCTATGTCAATAACGCTGCTTGTCGGATCAATTTCGGGAGGACAATCAGCTATATTAAGAGGTACACGCAGAATAAAGGATACTGCACGCGCAGGTATATATGGTTCTATAGCAGGGTTATTTACCTCATTACCTTTATATTATTTTTTTGGACAACAAGGAATTGTTCCATCTTTTATTATTGCAGCTTTTACAGGGTTGTTTTTTTCTTGGTATTATTCTCGTAAAGTAAAAACATCTCCAGTTTCAATATCTATGAAAGAAACGTGGACTGAAGGTAAGGCTATGGTTAAGTTAGGATTTATGATGACCTTAACAGGACTGGTAGGTGCTTTGGTTAATTATATTATTATTAGCTTTATCAGTAATCAGGGAGGAATAGATCAGGTAGGATTATATAATGCAGGTTATTCTATAACTAATCAATATGTAGGTATGGTATTTGCTGCTATGGGTGCAGATTATTATCCTCGCTTAGCAGGGGTAAATAAGGATAATGCCAAAGTTAAAGAAGCTGTAAATCAACAGGCTGAGATATCTATACTAATTATAGCTCCAATAATGATATTATTTCTACTATCTTTACCTATATTAATTCGAATATTATATACAACAGAATACTTGCCAATAATACCATTTACACAATGGGTTGTGCTTGGTATGTTATTTAAGACAGCGTCATGGTGTTTAGGGTTTATAGTATTAGCAAAAGGAGCTACTAAATTATATTTTTGGACAGAGACTATAGCAAATGTAATATTACTTTTATTAACTATTGGTGGATATTATTTATGTGGTTTAGAAGGAACTGGAATAGCCTTTGCCTGTTTATATTTATTTTATTTTTCTTTAATGTGGATTTTATGTGCAAAGAAATATAGATTCAACTTTACAGGAGAATTTATCAAGTTGTTTGTATTACTGTTTTTATGTTTGGTGTTCGCTTTTATGTCAGTATATTTTATTTCTGGGATTTATGGATATTTAGGAGCTCTTGTCGTGGCTGTAATTATAGGTTTTATATCATGGAAAGAATTAAATAAGAGAATCGGATTAAAAGAGTTTGTGAAAAATAGAATAAGGAAATGA